One Myxococcota bacterium DNA window includes the following coding sequences:
- the trpE gene encoding anthranilate synthase component I: MVRPDLESFRKLALGSRGVPLVREVVADLDTALAVFLKVDDGRHAFLFESNEGGEHWGRYSIIGLGARAIFRARAGEVEIQRGDSVVRHRLAADRSEDPLDHLRRLLAELRPAALPDLPRFAGGAVGYVSYDWVRYVERLPETKPDTLGLPDCWFVFPQTVLVHDRLRERLTIIHDVELAPGESPDAAYQRGARVLAEVEARLAAATPRPARAPARAQELAPRSNVTRERFVEMVKRCKEYIHAGDIFQVVPSQRFTLDQEVDPLAIYRELRLLNPSPYLFFMRCGGHVVLGSSPEIHVRLTDGVIELRPLAGTAPRGVTPEEDKENERRLLADPKELAEHVMLVDLGRNDVGRVAQIGSVVVDEFEVVERYSHVMHIVSNVRGRIRPDKDAVDLLRATFPAGTVSGAPKVRAMEVIEEVEPERRGLYAGCVGYFDYHGNMDTCIALRTLLAKDGKLYVQAGGGIVADSDPDKEFQETLHKAGALLRAIALAGAER; this comes from the coding sequence ATGGTCCGGCCGGACCTCGAGAGCTTCAGAAAACTGGCTCTTGGTTCGCGCGGCGTACCGCTCGTCCGCGAGGTCGTAGCCGACCTCGACACCGCGCTCGCGGTCTTCCTGAAAGTCGACGACGGACGCCACGCGTTCCTGTTCGAGTCGAACGAAGGCGGCGAGCACTGGGGCCGCTACAGCATCATCGGCCTGGGCGCGCGCGCGATCTTCCGCGCCCGCGCGGGCGAGGTCGAGATCCAACGCGGTGACTCCGTGGTCCGTCATCGGCTGGCCGCAGACCGCAGCGAGGATCCGCTCGACCACCTGCGGCGCCTGCTCGCCGAGCTGCGCCCGGCCGCGTTGCCGGATCTGCCGCGCTTCGCCGGCGGAGCGGTGGGCTACGTCTCCTATGACTGGGTGCGCTACGTCGAGCGCCTGCCGGAGACCAAGCCCGACACGCTCGGCCTGCCGGACTGCTGGTTCGTGTTTCCCCAGACGGTGCTCGTGCACGACCGCCTGCGCGAGCGGCTGACCATCATCCACGACGTGGAGCTCGCGCCCGGCGAGTCACCCGACGCGGCCTACCAGCGGGGCGCGCGCGTGCTGGCCGAGGTCGAGGCCCGGCTCGCAGCCGCCACGCCACGCCCTGCGCGCGCGCCCGCGCGCGCGCAGGAGCTCGCGCCGCGCTCCAACGTGACTCGCGAGCGCTTCGTCGAGATGGTGAAGCGCTGCAAGGAGTACATCCACGCCGGCGACATCTTCCAGGTCGTGCCATCGCAGCGCTTCACTCTCGATCAAGAGGTCGACCCGCTGGCGATCTACCGCGAGCTGCGGCTCCTGAACCCCTCGCCGTACTTGTTCTTCATGCGCTGCGGCGGCCACGTGGTGCTGGGCTCCTCGCCCGAGATCCACGTGCGGCTCACCGACGGCGTGATCGAGCTGCGCCCGCTCGCCGGCACCGCGCCGCGCGGAGTCACTCCCGAGGAGGACAAGGAGAACGAGCGTCGGCTGCTGGCGGATCCCAAGGAGCTGGCCGAGCACGTGATGCTGGTCGACCTGGGGCGCAACGACGTGGGCCGCGTGGCGCAGATCGGCTCGGTCGTGGTCGACGAGTTCGAGGTCGTCGAGCGCTACTCGCACGTGATGCACATCGTGTCGAACGTGCGCGGCAGGATCCGCCCCGACAAGGACGCCGTCGACCTGCTGCGCGCCACGTTCCCGGCCGGCACGGTCTCGGGTGCGCCCAAGGTGCGCGCCATGGAGGTGATCGAAGAGGTCGAGCCCGAGCGCCGCGGTCTGTACGCGGGCTGCGTGGGCTACTTCGACTATCACGGCAACATGGACACCTGCATCGCCCTGCGCACGCTGCTCGCCAAGGACGGGAAGCTGTACGTGCAGGCGGGCGGCGGCATCGTGGCGGACTCGGATCCCGACAAGGAGTTCCAGGAGACGCTGCACAAGGCCGGGGCGCTCTTGCGGGCGATCGCGCTGGCGGGAGCGGAGCGATGA
- a CDS encoding aminodeoxychorismate/anthranilate synthase component II: MKLLVIDNYDSFTYNLVQYLGELGAESDVVRNDAIPVEEVGRRGAEAVVISPGPCTPAEAGISVETILRYAGRLPILGVCLGHQSLGAALGGRVVHAKTLMHGKTSLIRHRSTDVFEGLPNPFEATRYHSLAVAREGLPETLVVTAETDDGEIMGMRHRDFPVFGVQFHPESILTVQGKALLANFLRIARGTRARAA, translated from the coding sequence ATGAAGCTGCTCGTGATCGACAACTACGACTCGTTCACCTACAACCTCGTGCAGTATCTCGGCGAGCTCGGCGCCGAGTCCGACGTGGTGCGCAACGACGCGATCCCGGTGGAGGAGGTCGGCCGGCGCGGCGCCGAAGCGGTGGTGATCTCTCCGGGCCCGTGCACACCGGCCGAGGCGGGCATCAGCGTAGAGACCATCCTGCGCTATGCCGGTCGGCTGCCGATCCTGGGCGTGTGTCTCGGGCACCAGTCACTCGGCGCGGCGTTGGGCGGCCGGGTGGTGCACGCCAAGACGCTCATGCACGGCAAGACCTCGCTGATCCGGCACCGCTCGACCGACGTGTTCGAGGGCCTGCCGAACCCGTTCGAAGCCACGCGCTATCACTCGCTGGCCGTGGCGCGCGAGGGCTTGCCCGAGACGCTCGTGGTGACTGCCGAGACCGACGACGGCGAGATCATGGGCATGCGGCACCGTGACTTCCCGGTGTTTGGCGTGCAGTTCCACCCGGAGTCGATCCTGACCGTGCAGGGCAAGGCGCTGCTCGCGAACTTCCTGCGCATCGCGCGCGGCACGCGCGCGCGGGCGGCCTGA
- the trpC gene encoding indole-3-glycerol phosphate synthase TrpC — protein MSVLERILAKKRDEVRALRGARDALAERAGNADAPRGFARALRSGRGPRVVAEFKRASPSRGEIRPGADPAEIARAYEGAGAAALSVLTDREFFRGQLDDLRQARGACRLPVLRKDFTIDPLQLLEARAAGADAVLLIVAALDDLQLRELLACAHDLGLDALVEVHDEPELERALAVGAELIGINNRDLRDFKTDVAVTRALLPLAAGRTVVSESGLDSAETLRSLEAAGASAFLIGEALMREPDPGAALRRLRGQP, from the coding sequence GTGAGCGTGCTCGAGCGGATCCTGGCCAAGAAGCGCGACGAAGTGCGCGCCCTGCGCGGGGCCAGAGACGCGCTCGCCGAGCGGGCGGGGAACGCCGACGCGCCGCGCGGCTTCGCACGGGCGCTGCGCTCGGGACGCGGGCCGCGCGTGGTGGCCGAGTTCAAGCGCGCCTCGCCGTCGCGCGGCGAGATCCGGCCGGGCGCCGACCCGGCCGAGATCGCGCGCGCTTACGAGGGCGCGGGCGCGGCGGCGCTCTCGGTCCTGACCGACCGCGAGTTCTTCCGCGGCCAGCTCGACGACCTGCGCCAGGCGCGCGGCGCCTGCCGCCTGCCGGTGCTGCGCAAGGACTTCACGATCGACCCCCTGCAGCTGCTCGAGGCGCGCGCCGCGGGCGCCGACGCCGTGCTCCTGATCGTCGCCGCGCTCGACGACCTGCAGCTGCGCGAGCTGCTCGCCTGCGCGCACGACCTGGGGCTCGACGCGCTGGTCGAGGTGCACGACGAGCCCGAGCTCGAGCGCGCGCTGGCCGTAGGCGCGGAGCTGATCGGCATCAACAACCGCGACCTGCGCGACTTCAAGACCGACGTGGCAGTCACTCGCGCGCTCCTGCCGCTCGCCGCCGGCCGCACGGTGGTCTCGGAGAGCGGGCTCGACTCGGCCGAGACGCTGCGTTCGCTCGAGGCGGCGGGCGCGTCGGCCTTCCTGATCGGCGAGGCGCTGATGCGCGAGCCCGACCCGGGAGCGGCGCTGCGCCGGCTGCGAGGTCAGCCTTGA
- the trpB gene encoding tryptophan synthase subunit beta — MTLVKICGLTSPGDAVAALEAGADAIGINFAPKSPRRVELEAAREISAAAAGRAIRVGVFQDQPRDEVERIANQVPLDVVQLHGAESPEYAAALPFPVLKMLAGGESLEREAARFPGLELLLDHPSGGGSGKTWDFGQARALVGRGRRVWIGGGLGPDNVAAAIRAALPYGVDASSSLESAPGRKDRAKMAAFVAAVRGAVPARTRPDAAGRFGRFGGRYVPETLVPAVEELAAAWDVLREDGSFWKELELERGAYAGRPTPLYFAERASEELGVRVYLKREDLAHTGSHKINNAIGQALIARRMGKRRVIAETGAGQHGVATATACARYGLDCEVYMGEEDTRRQSLNVFRMELLGAKVHPVKSGSRTLKDAMNEALRDWATNVRTTYYLIGSTAGPHPYPMLVRDLQAVIGQEARAQVLAAEGRLPDLLIACVGGGSNALGLFGPFYADTEVRMVGAEAGGEGAGSGKQGASLSEGSPGALHGSFSYVLQDDEGQIFEAHSISAGLDYPGVGPEHSYFKDSGRAEYAPVTDREALDAFVWLARTEGIIPAFESAHAIAELRKRAGRLARGSVVIANLSGRGDKDAAEAKLLLAKGAGNR, encoded by the coding sequence TTGACGCTGGTCAAGATCTGCGGGCTCACGAGCCCGGGCGACGCGGTGGCTGCGCTCGAGGCGGGCGCGGATGCGATCGGCATCAACTTCGCGCCCAAGTCACCGCGGCGCGTGGAGCTCGAGGCCGCGCGCGAGATCTCTGCCGCCGCGGCAGGCCGCGCGATCCGGGTCGGCGTGTTCCAGGACCAGCCGCGCGACGAGGTCGAGCGCATCGCGAACCAGGTCCCGCTCGACGTGGTCCAGCTTCACGGCGCCGAGTCACCCGAGTACGCGGCCGCGCTGCCGTTCCCGGTGCTGAAGATGCTGGCCGGCGGCGAGTCACTCGAGCGCGAGGCCGCGCGCTTCCCGGGGCTCGAGCTCTTGCTCGACCATCCCTCGGGCGGAGGCAGCGGCAAGACCTGGGACTTCGGCCAGGCGCGCGCGCTGGTCGGGCGCGGGCGGCGCGTGTGGATCGGCGGCGGGCTCGGCCCCGACAATGTGGCGGCGGCGATCCGCGCGGCCTTGCCCTACGGCGTCGACGCGTCGTCGAGCCTCGAGTCCGCGCCGGGCCGCAAAGACCGCGCGAAGATGGCGGCGTTCGTCGCGGCCGTGCGCGGCGCCGTGCCCGCGCGCACGCGACCCGACGCCGCGGGGCGCTTCGGCCGCTTCGGCGGGCGCTACGTGCCCGAGACACTCGTGCCCGCGGTCGAGGAGCTGGCCGCCGCGTGGGACGTGCTGCGCGAGGACGGCTCGTTCTGGAAGGAGCTCGAGCTGGAGCGCGGCGCCTACGCGGGCCGCCCGACGCCGCTGTACTTCGCCGAGCGCGCCAGCGAGGAGCTCGGCGTGCGCGTGTATCTCAAGCGCGAGGACCTGGCGCACACGGGCTCGCACAAGATCAACAACGCGATCGGCCAGGCGCTGATCGCGCGCCGCATGGGCAAGCGCCGCGTGATCGCCGAGACCGGCGCCGGCCAGCACGGCGTCGCGACCGCGACGGCCTGCGCGCGCTACGGGCTCGACTGCGAAGTCTACATGGGCGAAGAGGACACGCGCCGGCAGTCACTCAACGTGTTCCGCATGGAGCTCTTGGGCGCGAAGGTGCACCCCGTGAAGTCCGGCAGCCGCACGCTCAAGGACGCCATGAACGAGGCGCTGCGCGACTGGGCCACGAACGTGCGCACCACCTACTACCTGATCGGCTCGACCGCCGGGCCGCATCCGTATCCCATGCTCGTGCGCGACCTGCAGGCGGTGATCGGCCAGGAGGCGCGGGCGCAGGTGCTGGCGGCCGAGGGACGGCTGCCCGACCTCTTGATCGCGTGCGTGGGCGGCGGCAGCAACGCGCTCGGCCTGTTCGGGCCGTTCTACGCCGACACCGAAGTGCGTATGGTGGGCGCCGAGGCGGGCGGCGAGGGCGCGGGCTCGGGCAAGCAGGGCGCGTCGCTCTCCGAAGGCAGCCCGGGTGCGCTGCACGGCAGCTTCTCCTACGTGCTGCAGGACGACGAGGGACAGATCTTCGAGGCGCACTCGATCTCGGCCGGGCTCGACTATCCGGGCGTCGGGCCCGAGCACTCCTACTTCAAGGACAGCGGGCGCGCCGAGTACGCCCCCGTCACAGACCGTGAGGCGCTCGACGCGTTCGTGTGGCTGGCGCGCACCGAGGGCATCATCCCCGCGTTCGAGTCGGCGCACGCGATCGCCGAGCTGCGCAAGCGCGCGGGCCGGCTCGCGCGCGGCTCGGTCGTGATCGCGAATCTCTCGGGGCGGGGCGACAAGGACGCGGCCGAGGCGAAGCTCCTGCTCGCGAAGGGCGCCGGGAACCGATGA
- the trpA gene encoding tryptophan synthase subunit alpha, translated as MNRIDRAFERARAEKRAALIVFVTAGDPDLDTTAELLPELAAAGADVVELGIPHSDPIGEGPTIQASSQRSLVHHTTLAQILELVGRVRGVTEVPIVLMGYLNNVLAHGEERLAKDAAVAGADGLIVADTPYEETELLTRACAEAGVHRVLMVAPTSTPARVVRIAHQSRGFVYCVSVTGVTGSRQSLPPDLAQLVGRIRRVTPTPVCVGFGVSDAAQAAQVARLADGVIVGSALVSRIGAARGREAAVRAAREFVAELAAAVRRARA; from the coding sequence ATGAACCGGATCGACCGCGCGTTCGAGCGAGCGAGGGCGGAGAAGCGCGCGGCGCTGATCGTGTTCGTGACTGCCGGTGACCCCGACCTGGACACCACGGCCGAGCTCCTGCCCGAGCTGGCGGCGGCGGGTGCCGACGTGGTGGAGCTCGGCATCCCGCACTCGGATCCGATCGGCGAAGGGCCGACGATCCAGGCCTCCTCGCAGCGATCGCTCGTGCACCACACCACGCTCGCGCAGATCCTCGAGCTGGTGGGCCGGGTGCGCGGAGTCACCGAGGTCCCGATCGTGCTCATGGGCTACCTCAACAACGTGCTCGCCCACGGCGAGGAGCGGCTGGCGAAGGACGCCGCGGTTGCGGGCGCCGACGGGCTGATCGTGGCCGATACGCCGTACGAAGAGACCGAGCTGCTCACGCGCGCGTGCGCCGAGGCGGGCGTGCACCGGGTGCTCATGGTCGCGCCCACCAGCACGCCGGCGCGCGTGGTGCGGATCGCGCACCAGAGCCGCGGGTTCGTGTACTGCGTCTCGGTGACCGGCGTGACCGGCTCGCGCCAGTCGCTGCCGCCGGACCTGGCGCAGCTGGTCGGCCGGATCCGGCGCGTCACCCCGACACCGGTCTGTGTCGGGTTCGGGGTCTCCGACGCCGCGCAGGCCGCGCAGGTCGCGCGCCTGGCCGACGGCGTGATCGTGGGCAGCGCGCTCGTGTCTCGCATCGGCGCGGCCCGAGGGCGCGAGGCGGCGGTGCGCGCGGCGCGCGAGTTCGTCGCGGAGCTCGCGGCCGCGGTCAGGCGCGCGCGCGCTTGA
- the trpD gene encoding anthranilate phosphoribosyltransferase, with the protein MSAPEGGAGTRPTLRAALARAVEGGTFSRAEASALVHEIVSERASDIEIAALLTALRARGETLDEIVGAASALRELALPLPAAPEGAIDNCGTGGDGAATFNISTLAALVVAGAGVPVAKHGNRAASSRCGSAELLEALGVRIDVAPARMARAVHVLGFGFLYARACHPAMARVAPIRAALGFRTIFNRLGPLTNPMRVRRQLVGVADPAALEPTADALAELGAESVWVVHSEDGLDELSLSASTQVVVRGGGRRERFEIAAGELFPRADRGALAGGDAAENARIAESVLANEPGPRRDVVLLNAAAALCAAERAQSLADGAKLAARSLESGRARRVLDELVAFSRSDS; encoded by the coding sequence ATGAGCGCGCCCGAGGGTGGCGCGGGCACCCGACCCACGCTCCGCGCGGCGCTGGCCCGCGCCGTCGAGGGCGGAACCTTCTCGCGCGCCGAGGCCAGCGCGCTCGTGCACGAGATCGTCTCGGAGCGCGCGAGCGACATCGAGATCGCTGCGCTGCTCACGGCGCTGCGCGCGCGCGGCGAGACACTCGACGAGATCGTGGGCGCGGCCAGCGCGCTGCGCGAGCTCGCGCTGCCGCTGCCCGCCGCGCCCGAAGGCGCGATCGACAACTGCGGCACGGGCGGCGACGGTGCGGCGACCTTCAACATCTCCACGCTCGCGGCCCTGGTGGTTGCGGGCGCGGGCGTGCCGGTGGCCAAGCACGGCAACCGCGCGGCCTCCAGCCGCTGCGGCTCGGCCGAGCTGCTCGAGGCGCTGGGCGTGCGCATCGACGTGGCTCCCGCGCGCATGGCGCGCGCGGTGCACGTGCTCGGCTTCGGCTTCCTGTACGCGCGCGCGTGTCACCCGGCGATGGCGCGGGTCGCGCCGATTCGCGCCGCGCTCGGCTTCCGCACGATCTTCAACCGGCTGGGGCCACTCACCAACCCCATGCGCGTGCGCCGGCAGCTGGTCGGGGTGGCCGACCCGGCCGCGCTCGAGCCCACGGCCGACGCGCTCGCCGAGCTGGGCGCGGAGAGTGTCTGGGTGGTGCACTCCGAGGACGGGCTCGACGAGCTCTCGCTCTCGGCGTCCACCCAGGTCGTGGTGCGCGGGGGCGGGCGGCGCGAGCGTTTCGAGATCGCCGCCGGCGAGCTCTTCCCGCGCGCCGACCGGGGGGCGCTGGCGGGCGGCGACGCCGCCGAGAACGCGCGCATCGCCGAGTCCGTGCTGGCCAACGAGCCCGGCCCGCGGCGCGACGTGGTGCTCCTGAACGCGGCGGCGGCGCTGTGCGCGGCCGAGCGCGCCCAGTCACTCGCCGACGGCGCGAAGCTCGCCGCGCGCAGCCTGGAGAGCGGGCGCGCGCGCCGCGTGCTCGACGAGCTGGTGGCGTTCTCGCGGAGTGACTCGTGA